The genomic region GACGACGCGCCGCTGGGCGCCGAGCCGGGCGAGCGTGTCGGCGATGACCGCGGATCCGAGGCCGATGCCCGAGGCCGCGTCCGCGATGGTGAACGGCCCATGCGTGCGGGCGTACCGGCCGACGAGGTCGCCCAGCGGATCGGCGACCGGCTCGACGAACGCGAGCGGCGTGCCGATGGGCAGCGGCACCCCGAGGGCGTCGCGCAGCCGGCTCGCGTCCTCGATGGCGGCCACGCGCGGCCTGCCGCCGAACGAGACGCGGAGCGCGCGCTTGCCCGCGACGAGCGCGTCGAGGTGGTCGGCGGCGGAGCCCGCCTCCTCGGGCTCGAGCCGCGCCGCGACCTCGTCGGCGTCGAGCGGGCCGAGGATCCGCAGCAGATCCGCCACGCCCTCCAGCCCCTTCGCGCGGCGGTCGGGCGTGAGCCGCTGCAGCTCCAGCTCCGTGCGCGCGATGACGGCCGGATCCAGCAGCTCGCGCAGCTCCGCCCGCCCCAGCAGCTCGGACAACAGGCCCGCGTCGAGCGAGAGCGCGGCGGCCCGGCGCTCGGCGAGCGGGCTGTCGCCCTCGTACATGAACGCGCCGACGTAGCTGAACAGGAGGCTGCGCGCGAAGGGCGACGCGTCTTCCGTGGTGGTCTCGACGATCGTGATCCGCCGCGCCTCGATGTCCTTCGCGAGCGACGTGAGCGCGGGCAGGTCGTAGACGTCCTGCAGCACCTCGCGCACCGTCTCGAGCACGATCGGGAAGGCGGGGAACTTCCGCGCCACGTCGAGCAGCTGCGACGCGCGCTGGCGCTGCTGCCACAGCGGCGAGCGGCGGCCGGGGTTGTAGCGCGGCAGCAGGAGCGCGCGGGCGGCGCACTCGCGGAACCGCGACGCGAACAGGGCGGAACCGCCCACCTCGCGCGTGACGATCGCGTCGAGCTCGTCGGGCTCGAACACGAAGAGGTCGGCCCCCGGCGGCTCGCCGTCCGTCTCGGGGATGCGCACCACGATGCCGTCGTCGTTGGCCATGGTCGCGCCGTCGATGCCGTACAGCTCGGTGACCCGCGCCCCGACCGCGAGCGCCCACGGCGCGTGCACCTGCATCCCGTACGGGGAGTGCAGCACCACGCGCCAGTCGCCGAGCTCGTCGCGGAACCGCTCGACCACGAGGGTGCGGTCGTTCGGCACGTGGCCGGTGGCCTTCCTCTGGTCGTCGAGGAACGCGAGGAGGTTGTTCACGGCGCGGTCGTCGAGGCCCACGCGGCCGGCCCTCGCGCGGGCGTCGTCCGCGGCGGATCCGGACAGCTCCCGCACGAACGCCCCGATGGCGCGCCCCAGCTCGAGCGGCCGGCCGAGCCCGTCGCCCTTCCAGAACGGCAGCTTCCCCGGCTCGCCGAACGCGGGCGTCACGAGCACGCGGTCGTGCGTGATCTCCTGGATCCGCCAGCTCGTGGCCCCCAGCGCGAACACGTCGCCGACGCGCGACTCGTAGACCATCTCCTCGTCGAGCTCGCCCACGCGCGACGCCTTCTCGCCGACCATGAACACGCCGAACAGGCCGCGGTCGGGGATGGTGCCGCCGGAGGTGACCGCGAGCCGCTGCGCGCCCGGACGCCCCTCGATGGTGCCCTCGTCGCGATCCCACACGATGCGGGGCCGCAGCTCGGTGAACTCGTCGGACGGGTACCGGCCGCTCAGGAGGTCGAGCGTGGCCTCGTACGCGGAGCGCGGCAGGGTCGCGAACGGCGCGCTCCGCCGCACGATGTCGAACCATTCCTCGACGCCGAGCGGCTCGAGCGCCACGGCCGCGACGGTCTGCTGCGCGAGCACGTCGAGCGGGTTCGCGGGCACGCGCAGCGACTCGATCTGCCCGCTCGCCATGCGCTCGGCGGCGACGGCCGAGTGGATGAGGTCGGCCCGGTGCTTGGGGAAGATGACGCCGCGCGAGACCTCGCCCACCTGGTGCCCGGCGCGGCCGACGCGCTGCAGCCCGCTCGCGACCGACGGCGGCGCCTCGACCTGCACGACGAGGTCGACGTCGCCCATGTCGATGCCGAGCTCGAGGCTCGAGGTGGCGACCACGCAGCGCAGGCGCCCTGACTTCAGGTCGTCCTCGATGAGGGCGCGCTGCTCCTTCGAGACGGATCCGTGGTGCGCCTTGGCGAGCACGGGATCCGCCCCCTCGGTGCTCCCGGCCTGCGCCATGACCTCCGCGGGCGGTCGGGCGGGCGCGCGGCGCGTGGCGGAGAAGGCGGTGGCGTCGACGGGCCGCGACGACCCGGATCCGGCCGCGGCGCCCGCGAGCACGGGAACGGCGTCGGCCTCCGCGCCGGCCGTCGCCGACCCGCCCGCGATCGCCCGCCCCTCGGCGTCGATCCGCCCGCCCTCGATGCGTCCCGTGTAGATCTCGTTGAGCCGCGCCGTGAGCCGCTCCGCCAGCCGCCTGCTGTTCGTGAAGACGATGGACGACGTGTGCTGGAGCACGAGGTCGACGATGCCCTCCTCCACGTGCGGCCAGATGGATCCCTGCTGCGGAGCGTCGCCCTGCGCCGCCGACCCCTCGAGCGGCGCCGTGGTGCCGAGCTCGGTCATGTCGTCGACCGGCACGATGACCCGCAGGTCGAACTCCTTGGTGTTCTTCGGCGACACGATCGAGACGGGCGAGCGCCCGCCGAGGAACCGCGCCACCTCCTCGGGAGGTCGCACGGTGGCGGACAGCCCGATGCGCTGGGCCGGCTTCTCGAGCAGCGCGTCGAGCCGCTCGAGCGAGAGCGCGAGGTGGCTGCCGCGCTTGGTTGCCGCGACCGCGTGCACCTCGTCGACGATGATCGTCTCGACCCCCGCGAGCGTCTCGCGCGCGGCGGACGTGAGCATGAGGAACAGCGACTCGGGCGTGGTGATGAGGATGTCCGGCGGCGTCTTCGCGAGCGAGCGCCGGTCGGCCGCCGGGGTGTCGCCGGAGCGCACGCCCACCGTGACCTCGGGCGGCTCGGCCCCCAGCCGCTTCGCCGTCTGCACGATGCCCACGAGCGGCGACCGGAGGTTGCGCTCCACGTCGACCGCGAGCGCCTTGAGCGGCGAGACGTAGAGGACGCGCGTGCGCCGCATCGGATCCTCCGGCGCGGGCCGCGAGGCGAGCCGGTCGATCGACCACAAGAACGCCGCGAGCGTCTTGCCGGATCCGGTGGGCGCCACGACGAGCGCGTGCGACCCCCTCTGCACGGCCTCCCACGCGCCGGTCTGCGCCGCGGTGGGGCCGGGGAACGCGCCCTGGAACCACTCCCGGGTGGCCGGGGAGAAGCGCGCGAGGACGGGATCCATCTGCTCATCCTCCTCCGGACCCCCGACGATCGGCCGGGCCCGGCGCTCGCCGGACGATCTCGCCGCTGGCCCGGGCGGGCGTCAGCCCGCGTGCTCCCGGATGAACGTCGACACGTCGCGCAGCTCGGCGGCGGAGACGGAGTGCGGCAGGTCCTCGTAGATCCGCTCGGTGAGGGCCGTGTGGTCGCCGATCCACGCGGCCGTGCGCGCGACGGCGGCATCCGGGATCACCTGGTCGGCCGTGCCGCGGCCCCAGAACACCGGCGTCGGGGAGGCCTGGAGCGCCGGATCGCCCGCGTGCTCGCCGCGCACCGAGAACCCGCTGAGCTGCACCGCGTACGAGAACCGTCCGGGCGCGAGCCGCAGCAGCTGGAGCGCGGTCGCGCCGCCCTGGCTGAACCCGAGGAGCCCCACCGAGCGCGGCCGCACGGGCAGCGCGTCGAGCCAGTCGAGCACGCCCTGCGCGGCGGCGTCGGCGGCGTCGGGATCCGGGTCGCCGGTGGATCCGGGCACGATCGGGAACCACGCGAATCCGCCCTGCAGCGCGATCGGCGCCCGCAGCGACGCGACCACCGGCCCGAGCGGCAGGTACGGCGACAGCCCGAAGAGGTCGCCCTCGTGGGATCCGTAGCCGTGCAGCAGCACGAGCAGCGGCCGGTCGCCGAGCTCGGCGGGCGAGGCCGACCAGAGGACGGCGTCGGGATCCAGCGGGAGAGCGGTCACGGTGTCCTCTTCGGGGGAGCGGGTCGGCGGGCGCGCCCATCCTCGCACCCGCCCCCGGCAGCCGGTCCGCGCGCCGGGTGGTCGCCGCGCTCCGGCCGTGGGTCACAATGGACCATGACCGTTCGCACCCCGGACCCGAACATCCCCGACCCGAACTCCGGCTGGCTGTCGGACGTGGAGCTGGCGCAGATCCGGCAGCGGCTGCCCCTCCTCTACGTGGAGGCCGTGCCCGTGCGGGTCGACGGCATGGGCCAGGTCAAGGACATCGGCGTGCTGCTGCGCGCCACGGTCACCGGGCAGATGACGCGCATGCTCGTCTCCGGCCGCGTCATGTACGGCGAGACCCTGCGCGACGCGCTCTTCCGCCACCTCGAGAAGGACCTCGGGCCGATGGCGTTCCCGCAGCTCCCCGCGAGCCCGACGCCGTTCTCGGTCGCCGAGTACTTCCCGTTCCCCGGCGCGAGCCCGTACACCGACGACCGGCAGCACGCCGTGTCGCTCGCCTACGTGGTGCCGGTGACGGGCACGTGCGATCCGCGCCAGGACGCGCTCGAGATCACGTGGATGACGCCCGAGGAAGCCGCGTCCGACGCGGTCTCCGCCGACATGGAGGGCGGTCGCGGCGCACTGCTCCGCGCGGCCCTCGCCTCGGTGGGCGTGCTGCCCTAGTAGCGTCGCGTCGGCAGGGATGCGGCGGGCACGGACCGCGGCCTCCCGGATCAGACGGCGGAGGCCCGCTCCGCGAACTGCGGCGGCTCGAGGTAGTGCCGGCGGAGGTCCTCGAAGGCCTGGCTCGCGCCCGCGCCGACGCCGTAGCAGCGCTGCACGTGCAGGCCGTCCATGGCCGAGAGCACGACGGCGGCCGCCGCCTCCGGGTCGAGGTGCGGGTCGATGAGGCCGCGCGCCTGGTCGACGACGACGCCCGCCGTGATGCGCTCGAGCTCGCGGGCGCGGCGCTCGCGGAACAGCTCGTGCAGCGGGTGGCCGGCGGCCGAGGCCTCCGACGAGACGACGGCGATGACGCGCGTGAGGCACGCGCTCTGCTCCCCGTCGGCGATGACCACGGCCGCGTGCTCCGCGACGCTGCGCGGGCGGTGCAGCTCGATGGCGGCGGCGAGGCGCTCCTCGCGGCGCTCGAGCACGGCGAGCAGCAGCTCCTCCTTGCCGCTGAAGTGGTGCAGCAGGCCGGCGGGCGTGATCTCCGCCCGGGACGCGATCTCCCGCAGCGAGCTGCTGCGGTAGCCCTGCTCGGCGAACACCTCGATGGCGGTGCGGATGAGGAGCTCCCTGCGCTCCACGCCCTTGCGGTACGGGCCACGGGTGGCGAGGGCGGCGCGAGTCATTGGCTCACCGTAACCGGATGCCGCCGGGCGACCGCGCGACCATCAACAGGCACTGCCTCAGCTGTGGGGACTCGGGGCACGGACGCGTCGTCGTGTGTCTCTCCGGGGACGACGGAGGGCCCCCGTCCGTGGACGGGGGCCCTCGATGTCATGCCAGCGCGCGGTGCGCGCCGCGCGGTCTAGCGGCCGCTGGAGACGCGGCGGTGCGTGCGCTCGCGGCCGCCGGCCGCGGCGCCGCCGGACGCCGCGGGGCGCTCCTGGCGGGGGCGGGCGGAGGCGACGGACGTGCCGCCGCCGAAGCCCTCGGACGAGGTGCTGAAGTTGCGGGGCGCGCCTCCGCGCTGACCGCCCGATGCGCCGTCGCGGCGACCGGGCGAGGCGCCGTCGCGGCGACCGCCGCCGACGGGCGCGCCGTCGCGGGCCGCGCGCTTGCGCTGCGCGTTGGCGCCCTGCGAGCGTCCGCCGCCGTTCGCGCGGCCGCCCTGCGACTGGCGCTGGGTGGACTCGCGCACCGACTTCGTCTCGCGCGGCGCGGGCTTCACGTACGCCGCGACGGCGCCCGTCAGCTCGGCGACGGCGGGGGAGGACTCGGTGACCTGCTGCGGCGTGACGTGGATGTCGGCCTTGCGCATCAGGAGCTGCACGTCCTTGCGCTGCGCCGGCAGCATGATCGTGACGACGTCTCCCGCGGAGCCCGCGCGCGCCGTGCGGCCCGAGCGGTGCAGGTACGCCTTGTGCTCGGCCGGCGGGTCGACGTGGATCACGAGCTCGATGTCGTCGACGTGCACGCCGCGCGCCGCGACGTCGGTGGCCACGAGGACCTTGACGTCGCCCGCGGAGAACGCGGCCAGGTTGCGGTCGCGGGCGACCTGCGAGAGGTTGCCGTGCAGGTCCACCGACGGGATGCCCGCGTCGGTGAGCTGCTTCGCGAGCTTCTTGGCGTGGTGCTTGGTGCGCATGAAGAGGATGCGGCGGCCGGAGCCCGAGGCGAGCTTCTGCACGAGGAGGCGCTTGGCCTCGACGTCGGTCGTCTCGAACACGTGGTGCGTCATGGCGGCGACGGGCGAGTTCGCCTCGTCGACGGAGTGCAGCACCTGGTCGTGCAGGTAGCGGCGCACGAGCTTGTCCACGCCGTTGTCGAGCGTGGCGGAGAAGAGCATGCGCTGGCCGGTGTTCGGGGTCTTGTCGAGGATCCGCGTGACGACGGGCAGGAAGCCCAGGTCGGCCATGTGGTCGGCCTCGTCGAGGACGGTGATCTCCACGGCGTCGAGGTTCACGAAGCCCTGCTTCATGAGGTCCTCGAGGCGGCCGGGGCAGGCCACGACCACGTCGACGCCGGCCTTGAGGGCCGCGACCTGGCGCTGCTGCGAGACGCCGCCGAAGATCGTCGTGGTGGTGAGGTTGTAGGCCTCCGCGAGCGGCG from Clavibacter michiganensis subsp. insidiosus harbors:
- a CDS encoding DEAD/DEAH box helicase — protein: MTTDTFGALGVPAPLVSALTANGITTPFPIQVDTLPDTLNGRDVLGRGKTGSGKTLAFAIPMIARLGGGLAGGRRRPGRPLGLILAPTRELATQITAAMAPLAEAYNLTTTTIFGGVSQQRQVAALKAGVDVVVACPGRLEDLMKQGFVNLDAVEITVLDEADHMADLGFLPVVTRILDKTPNTGQRMLFSATLDNGVDKLVRRYLHDQVLHSVDEANSPVAAMTHHVFETTDVEAKRLLVQKLASGSGRRILFMRTKHHAKKLAKQLTDAGIPSVDLHGNLSQVARDRNLAAFSAGDVKVLVATDVAARGVHVDDIELVIHVDPPAEHKAYLHRSGRTARAGSAGDVVTIMLPAQRKDVQLLMRKADIHVTPQQVTESSPAVAELTGAVAAYVKPAPRETKSVRESTQRQSQGGRANGGGRSQGANAQRKRAARDGAPVGGGRRDGASPGRRDGASGGQRGGAPRNFSTSSEGFGGGTSVASARPRQERPAASGGAAAGGRERTHRRVSSGR
- a CDS encoding ATP-dependent helicase, which codes for MDPVLARFSPATREWFQGAFPGPTAAQTGAWEAVQRGSHALVVAPTGSGKTLAAFLWSIDRLASRPAPEDPMRRTRVLYVSPLKALAVDVERNLRSPLVGIVQTAKRLGAEPPEVTVGVRSGDTPAADRRSLAKTPPDILITTPESLFLMLTSAARETLAGVETIIVDEVHAVAATKRGSHLALSLERLDALLEKPAQRIGLSATVRPPEEVARFLGGRSPVSIVSPKNTKEFDLRVIVPVDDMTELGTTAPLEGSAAQGDAPQQGSIWPHVEEGIVDLVLQHTSSIVFTNSRRLAERLTARLNEIYTGRIEGGRIDAEGRAIAGGSATAGAEADAVPVLAGAAAGSGSSRPVDATAFSATRRAPARPPAEVMAQAGSTEGADPVLAKAHHGSVSKEQRALIEDDLKSGRLRCVVATSSLELGIDMGDVDLVVQVEAPPSVASGLQRVGRAGHQVGEVSRGVIFPKHRADLIHSAVAAERMASGQIESLRVPANPLDVLAQQTVAAVALEPLGVEEWFDIVRRSAPFATLPRSAYEATLDLLSGRYPSDEFTELRPRIVWDRDEGTIEGRPGAQRLAVTSGGTIPDRGLFGVFMVGEKASRVGELDEEMVYESRVGDVFALGATSWRIQEITHDRVLVTPAFGEPGKLPFWKGDGLGRPLELGRAIGAFVRELSGSAADDARARAGRVGLDDRAVNNLLAFLDDQRKATGHVPNDRTLVVERFRDELGDWRVVLHSPYGMQVHAPWALAVGARVTELYGIDGATMANDDGIVVRIPETDGEPPGADLFVFEPDELDAIVTREVGGSALFASRFRECAARALLLPRYNPGRRSPLWQQRQRASQLLDVARKFPAFPIVLETVREVLQDVYDLPALTSLAKDIEARRITIVETTTEDASPFARSLLFSYVGAFMYEGDSPLAERRAAALSLDAGLLSELLGRAELRELLDPAVIARTELELQRLTPDRRAKGLEGVADLLRILGPLDADEVAARLEPEEAGSAADHLDALVAGKRALRVSFGGRPRVAAIEDASRLRDALGVPLPIGTPLAFVEPVADPLGDLVGRYARTHGPFTIADAASGIGLGSAVIADTLARLGAQRRVVEGEFRPGASGSEWCDVEVLRRLRSRSLAALRSEVEPVERAAFARFLPAWQHVAGADRERGLRGVDGVLQVIEQLAGAPVPASAWETLVLPARVRDYTPAFLDELTSTGEVIWSGAGTLAGADGWVSLHLADQVALTLPEPDAHDTDELQREILTTLGTGGGYFFRQLSDAVGSTDDKALVTALWDLVWAGLVTNDTLSPLRALLAGGSTAHKTPQRAPRGRMYRGGRMPRPDMPTRTGPSTAAGRWSIVPLAETDATVRAAGTAELLLERYGVVTRGSVMTERVPGGFALTYKVLAGFEDTGRARRGYFIETLGAAQFSTGGTVDRLRGFTRDPDAGERPLNALTLAATDPANAYGAALPWPRLDGSSPDGDGGAGTGAGTEAAGDAGSADASPTVAESGSVDARGERPTGHRAGRKAGALVVLVDGELVLYVERGGKTVLLFDDDEAVIRAAAESLGGIVRRGGVAKLAIEKVNGGFILGTPLGTALQEHGFSATPRGLRMRS
- a CDS encoding TetR/AcrR family transcriptional regulator, which encodes MTRAALATRGPYRKGVERRELLIRTAIEVFAEQGYRSSSLREIASRAEITPAGLLHHFSGKEELLLAVLERREERLAAAIELHRPRSVAEHAAVVIADGEQSACLTRVIAVVSSEASAAGHPLHELFRERRARELERITAGVVVDQARGLIDPHLDPEAAAAVVLSAMDGLHVQRCYGVGAGASQAFEDLRRHYLEPPQFAERASAV
- a CDS encoding alpha/beta hydrolase, giving the protein MTALPLDPDAVLWSASPAELGDRPLLVLLHGYGSHEGDLFGLSPYLPLGPVVASLRAPIALQGGFAWFPIVPGSTGDPDPDAADAAAQGVLDWLDALPVRPRSVGLLGFSQGGATALQLLRLAPGRFSYAVQLSGFSVRGEHAGDPALQASPTPVFWGRGTADQVIPDAAVARTAAWIGDHTALTERIYEDLPHSVSAAELRDVSTFIREHAG
- a CDS encoding NUDIX hydrolase family protein translates to MTVRTPDPNIPDPNSGWLSDVELAQIRQRLPLLYVEAVPVRVDGMGQVKDIGVLLRATVTGQMTRMLVSGRVMYGETLRDALFRHLEKDLGPMAFPQLPASPTPFSVAEYFPFPGASPYTDDRQHAVSLAYVVPVTGTCDPRQDALEITWMTPEEAASDAVSADMEGGRGALLRAALASVGVLP